A stretch of Bombina bombina isolate aBomBom1 chromosome 2, aBomBom1.pri, whole genome shotgun sequence DNA encodes these proteins:
- the LOC128647429 gene encoding transcription factor Atoh1-like — MSRLLQGDSCPLKEMPSNMGLLTRDYPQETTDPRAWLSVQSPHPDYLLHTTARAGLGAEEDDKEELVDDEDELCSQRAPGGKGPHGVQKQRRLAANAREKRRMHGLSHTFDQIHNVIPSFNNDKKLSKYETLQMVQIQHYKPRMCMCVS, encoded by the coding sequence ATGTCCCGGCTGCTGCAAGGTGACTCATGCCCACTCAAGGAGATGCCCTCTAACATGGGCTTGCTTACCAGAGACTATCCACAAGAAACTACAGACCCCCGAGCTTGGCTGTCCGTGCAAAGCCCACACCCAGACTACCTGCTTCACACCACAGCCAGGGCAGGGCTGGGGGCAGAAGAGGATGATAAGGAAGAGTTGGTTGATGATGAGGATGAGCTGTGCAGCCAGCGGGCACCAGGCGGTAAAGGTCCTCATGGGGTGCAGAAGCAGAGGAGACTGGCTGCCAATGCCCGGGAGAAGAGGAGAATGCATGGGCTGAGCCACACGTTTGACCAGATTCACAATGTCATCCCCTCTTTCAACAACGACAAGAAACTGTCCAAATACGAGACTCTGCAAATGGTCCAGATCCAACATTACAAGCCAAGAATGTGCATGTGTGTCTCATGA